In the genome of Marispirochaeta sp., one region contains:
- a CDS encoding purine-nucleoside phosphorylase, protein MAEYTKTIHAFRESLNSITESRPKVGVILGSGLSKIADSLSGETIDYSKIPEMPKPTVEGHRGFLKISRDFALLAGRFHYYEGHPIHDVVKPVLLLQALGVEQLLVTNAAGGINPDFSPGQIVLIRDHINLMGTNPLIGPDNGELGPRFPDMSDAYSRALRKRIIDTLDYPLTEGVYAGLSGPSYETPAEIRMLKQLGADMVGMSTVPEVIIANYLGIRTIGFSCITNMAAGILDQPLSHQEVIGTAARVENRFRSIVESVMELLTSE, encoded by the coding sequence ATGGCAGAATATACCAAAACGATACACGCTTTTCGGGAGTCGCTGAACAGCATTACGGAATCCAGGCCGAAAGTAGGGGTAATACTGGGGTCCGGTCTGTCAAAGATTGCTGATTCCCTCTCCGGAGAAACCATAGATTACTCGAAAATTCCGGAGATGCCGAAGCCGACAGTAGAAGGCCATCGGGGCTTTCTGAAGATCAGCAGGGACTTTGCTCTTTTGGCGGGCCGATTTCATTATTACGAGGGACACCCCATTCACGATGTGGTCAAGCCCGTGCTCCTTTTACAGGCTTTGGGAGTGGAACAGCTTTTAGTCACCAATGCTGCCGGAGGTATTAATCCTGACTTCAGTCCGGGACAGATTGTGCTCATCCGCGACCATATCAATCTTATGGGCACAAACCCGCTGATCGGACCCGACAATGGGGAGCTTGGACCCAGATTTCCTGATATGAGCGATGCCTACTCCCGGGCTTTGAGAAAAAGGATTATAGACACGCTGGATTATCCTCTGACCGAGGGTGTTTATGCGGGCTTAAGCGGTCCATCCTATGAGACCCCTGCGGAAATCAGGATGCTCAAACAGCTGGGGGCGGACATGGTTGGAATGTCCACAGTTCCGGAGGTAATTATTGCTAACTACCTGGGAATCAGGACAATCGGTTTTTCCTGCATAACAAATATGGCTGCCGGAATCCTGGATCAGCCCCTTAGTCACCAGGAGGTAATTGGGACTGCCGCCCGGGTGGAGAACCGCTTTCGGAGTATCGTTGAATCCGTAATGGAGCTGCTTACTTCGGAATGA
- a CDS encoding RNA polymerase sigma factor RpoD/SigA yields MAQNRRYNGIGNSYDDENVLSMYLKEINRIPLLTREEEDKYARAAAKDDQFAKDMLVKSNLRFVVNVAKKYQNQGLPLTDLISEGNIGLMNAIERYDVEKGYHFISYAVWWIRQAILKAICEKSRMIRLPLNRANELVQIEKARKELQSGKAEDPELKEIAKAVNMDESHVQDLINISRDLVSLETPVYNEKDSSQLGDFIEDAEYEHPEDTAIGNSLIEDINEVLNTLTEKESEIIQYRFGLNGYSPLSLKEIGDKYSLTKERIRQIEKKAIKRLQHPSRSQYLEAYTA; encoded by the coding sequence ATGGCCCAGAACAGACGATATAACGGCATAGGAAACTCATACGACGATGAAAACGTTCTTTCCATGTATCTTAAGGAGATCAATCGGATACCTCTTTTGACACGTGAAGAGGAAGATAAATACGCCAGAGCGGCCGCGAAGGATGATCAGTTTGCAAAGGACATGCTCGTCAAGTCGAATCTTCGCTTTGTGGTCAACGTTGCCAAGAAATACCAGAATCAGGGGCTGCCCCTTACTGATCTGATCAGCGAAGGCAATATCGGCCTTATGAATGCAATAGAGCGTTACGATGTTGAAAAAGGATATCATTTTATCTCCTATGCGGTCTGGTGGATCCGGCAGGCAATTCTTAAAGCCATCTGTGAAAAGTCGCGGATGATCCGGCTGCCGCTGAACCGTGCCAACGAGCTGGTCCAGATAGAAAAGGCCAGAAAAGAGCTGCAGTCAGGTAAGGCGGAGGACCCGGAACTCAAAGAGATCGCCAAAGCGGTTAACATGGACGAGTCCCATGTTCAGGATCTGATAAATATATCCCGGGATCTGGTTTCACTTGAAACCCCGGTCTACAACGAAAAGGATTCATCCCAGCTGGGTGATTTTATCGAGGACGCGGAGTATGAGCATCCCGAAGATACGGCAATAGGGAACTCCCTTATCGAGGATATCAACGAGGTATTGAATACCCTTACGGAAAAGGAATCAGAGATTATTCAGTATCGTTTCGGTCTGAACGGCTACAGTCCGCTTTCGTTAAAAGAGATTGGTGACAAATACAGTCTGACAAAGGAACGTATCCGTCAGATAGAAAAGAAAGCTATAAAACGGCTGCAACACCCCTCCCGGAGCCAGTATCTGGAAGCCTATACGGCCTGA
- the lysC gene encoding lysine-sensitive aspartokinase 3 — protein MVVMKFGGTSVQNGDYIDRALDIAAKQLDSAPLLISSAMGKTTDALVAVTELAEQGMFAGAEEQLKTLKDNHFTVADGFLTGQVLEECRRAIDELYLQLIALVRGSSLLHECSPRSRDAILAFGELLSTTIICHRAMARGMDAQWIDSRDCIITDDNFTSASPDFDATNKAIKKHVKPHKGRLLIAQGFISRTADGTTTTLGRGGSDYTAAIFGAALKADEVQIWTDVNGILTSDPRIVPGARTIDKITYDEAAELAFFGAKVVHPSTIQPAIRHGIPVWVKNSGEPDHTGTLISGEASGSGLRAIAGKKGVTLMNISSSRMLNAYGFLSRIFAIFNTYKTPVDLVATSEVSVSMTIDNTRYIEEISAELEKLGQIKIVKNASIICMVGLNLWRDSAFIARAFSALEGIPIEMVSLGSSDINLSCVVPDEYADQAIRTLHVKLLEETQ, from the coding sequence ATGGTGGTTATGAAATTCGGCGGAACTTCCGTACAGAACGGAGATTATATTGATCGGGCCCTGGATATCGCGGCTAAGCAGCTGGACAGCGCCCCTCTTCTAATTTCTTCGGCTATGGGAAAAACCACCGACGCTTTAGTTGCCGTAACCGAACTCGCCGAACAGGGGATGTTCGCCGGGGCCGAAGAACAACTGAAAACCCTGAAGGATAACCATTTTACTGTGGCCGACGGCTTCCTGACCGGTCAGGTGCTTGAGGAGTGCCGCAGAGCCATTGATGAGCTGTATCTTCAACTGATTGCCCTTGTACGAGGTTCCAGCCTGCTTCATGAATGCAGTCCCAGAAGCCGCGATGCAATACTGGCCTTCGGAGAGTTACTGTCCACTACCATTATCTGTCACCGTGCCATGGCCCGGGGGATGGATGCCCAATGGATTGATTCCAGGGACTGTATTATTACTGACGACAACTTTACCAGTGCTTCTCCCGACTTTGACGCTACCAACAAGGCGATTAAAAAGCACGTGAAACCCCACAAAGGCCGTCTCCTTATTGCCCAGGGTTTTATATCCCGCACCGCGGATGGCACTACCACGACCCTTGGACGGGGGGGCAGCGATTACACCGCCGCGATTTTCGGCGCCGCCCTCAAAGCCGACGAGGTACAGATCTGGACCGATGTTAACGGAATTCTCACCTCTGACCCGCGCATCGTCCCCGGGGCCAGGACCATTGACAAGATAACCTACGACGAAGCCGCGGAGCTCGCCTTTTTTGGAGCAAAGGTAGTACACCCATCCACCATTCAGCCCGCCATTCGTCACGGAATTCCGGTATGGGTAAAAAACAGCGGAGAGCCGGATCACACCGGCACCCTGATCTCCGGAGAAGCCTCCGGGAGCGGACTGCGCGCCATTGCCGGCAAAAAAGGTGTTACCCTTATGAACATCTCCTCCTCCAGAATGCTGAATGCCTACGGTTTCTTAAGCAGAATTTTTGCCATCTTCAATACTTACAAAACCCCCGTTGATTTGGTGGCCACATCCGAGGTCAGCGTTTCAATGACCATAGATAACACCCGATATATAGAAGAGATCAGCGCCGAACTTGAAAAACTCGGCCAGATCAAGATTGTAAAAAACGCCAGCATCATCTGCATGGTCGGTCTTAATTTATGGCGGGATTCCGCCTTTATTGCCCGGGCATTTTCCGCCCTGGAGGGGATTCCCATTGAGATGGTCTCCCTGGGGTCTTCAGATATAAACCTGTCGTGTGTTGTGCCGGATGAATACGCTGACCAGGCAATCAGGACCCTTCACGTAAAGCTTCTTGAGGAAACACAGTGA
- a CDS encoding co-chaperone GroES — MKVSPIGDRVLVKLEEVEEKTASGIFIPQTAQEKTQTGIVEAVGDDETITVKAGQKVMYDKYSGTTIKVDGKDMLLVRMSDIMAVIE, encoded by the coding sequence ATGAAGGTTAGTCCCATTGGTGATCGTGTGTTGGTAAAACTTGAAGAGGTGGAAGAGAAAACCGCTAGCGGGATATTTATCCCTCAGACGGCCCAGGAGAAGACCCAGACGGGTATTGTTGAAGCTGTCGGAGACGACGAAACAATTACAGTAAAAGCGGGACAAAAGGTCATGTACGACAAGTATTCCGGAACAACCATCAAGGTTGACGGAAAGGATATGCTTCTTGTCCGCATGTCTGACATTATGGCGGTAATCGAATAA
- a CDS encoding helicase C-terminal domain-containing protein, translating to MRIEDYFLSHVKDNIADAILEASGNEVFFIGTINEDGLVSSVMIGARGNQISVPALSPYLETADVVIHNHPSGNLSPSRADLGIAAYLGNRGVGFYIVDNQASSVYVVAEAVRESELSPLDAEKLAGLLTPEGPLADEIRYEKRDSQIAMAEAVSRSFNENQVSLIEAGTGVGKSFAYLVPAVAWAEKNRQRVVVSTGTINLQNQLLEKDIPTVLKIMKSQVACALVKGRGNYVCLHRLKEALEEDSLFREEGHDLESIRDWAEVSETGSLSDLPILPPRDLWNRINSEADSCLGLRCRHRERCFVIRARRKAAAAQVLVVNHHLLFSDLALRLEELGFEGTAVLPPFHKIVFDEAHNVERNATSYFSMSLGRLSIYKQLARLLRRRRNRSFGALVKIEPYLPDTRLSSQAPQAISTLRDVLEAAESTILPLLSGASSYRLKGSGSAAGEDGFELVVSNQIAEIRKPLGDLYSLLGRIADSLPDDAGEEPALHELRVIQRRLSGFLMVCDAFRERENRPDQVFWIEAKRIGREMHLFFTVSPLEVSSLMQEAVYDPFDTVIMTSATLTIQENFRYWEERMGLTDYPHQKERFPSPFPYKSNVLLCAPSEAPDPKDPGYTRFAALFARDLLLLSEGRGLLLFTSYAMLTEAYDSIAPALQEAGISVLRQGDDDRTRLLERFNSDIGSVLLATESFWEGVDSPGETLTLLILFRLPFMVPSDPVLQARMEAVEARGGNSFFQLSLPQAVMRFKQGFGRLIRSSTDRGAVVICDPRILRKNYGGVFLESLPATMRCFGTQEMIMRELETFLYP from the coding sequence ATGAGAATCGAAGACTATTTTCTTTCCCATGTAAAAGACAACATCGCCGATGCCATTCTGGAAGCTTCGGGAAATGAAGTCTTTTTTATCGGAACAATCAACGAAGACGGCCTGGTTTCATCAGTAATGATCGGTGCCCGGGGTAACCAGATATCCGTTCCGGCCCTCAGTCCTTACCTGGAAACCGCGGATGTGGTCATTCATAATCATCCTTCGGGCAACCTCTCACCCAGCAGGGCGGACCTTGGCATTGCCGCGTATCTCGGCAATCGGGGGGTCGGCTTTTATATAGTCGATAACCAGGCCAGCTCTGTCTACGTGGTCGCCGAAGCGGTCAGGGAGTCGGAGTTGTCTCCCCTTGATGCTGAGAAGCTCGCGGGGCTGTTGACCCCCGAAGGGCCCCTGGCAGATGAGATCCGCTATGAAAAACGGGATTCCCAGATCGCCATGGCCGAAGCAGTCAGCCGCAGCTTTAACGAAAACCAGGTAAGCCTGATCGAGGCGGGTACCGGCGTCGGCAAGTCTTTCGCGTATCTTGTTCCGGCGGTTGCCTGGGCCGAAAAGAACCGCCAGCGGGTAGTGGTTTCCACCGGGACTATCAATCTCCAGAACCAGCTGCTGGAAAAGGACATCCCCACGGTCCTGAAGATCATGAAGTCTCAGGTTGCCTGCGCCCTGGTTAAAGGGCGCGGTAACTATGTGTGTCTTCATCGTCTGAAAGAAGCTCTGGAGGAGGACTCCCTCTTTCGTGAGGAGGGCCATGATCTGGAATCAATCCGGGACTGGGCAGAGGTAAGCGAAACCGGTTCTTTGAGCGATTTGCCCATACTTCCCCCCAGGGATCTCTGGAACCGGATCAACTCCGAAGCCGATTCCTGCCTGGGCCTGCGCTGCCGCCATCGGGAACGCTGCTTTGTAATCCGTGCCCGGCGCAAGGCGGCGGCTGCCCAGGTGCTGGTTGTGAATCATCATCTGCTCTTTTCCGATCTGGCCCTGAGACTGGAAGAACTCGGCTTTGAAGGAACGGCAGTATTGCCGCCGTTTCATAAAATCGTTTTTGACGAGGCCCATAACGTAGAGCGGAACGCGACCTCCTATTTTTCAATGAGCCTCGGGCGCCTCTCCATCTATAAACAGCTTGCCAGACTTCTACGGCGCCGCAGAAACCGCAGTTTTGGGGCCCTTGTCAAGATTGAACCCTATCTGCCGGATACCCGTTTAAGCTCCCAGGCACCCCAGGCAATCTCCACGCTCAGGGACGTGCTGGAGGCGGCGGAATCGACTATTCTTCCCCTTCTGTCCGGAGCATCAAGTTACCGGCTCAAGGGCTCCGGTTCAGCAGCCGGGGAGGATGGATTTGAACTTGTGGTTTCGAACCAGATTGCCGAAATCCGCAAACCCCTGGGGGATCTCTACTCCCTCCTGGGGCGTATTGCCGACTCCCTTCCCGATGATGCAGGCGAGGAGCCGGCCCTCCATGAGCTCAGGGTAATACAGCGCCGATTGTCGGGGTTTCTCATGGTCTGTGATGCTTTCAGGGAACGGGAAAACCGGCCGGACCAGGTATTCTGGATAGAGGCCAAACGGATCGGCCGTGAGATGCATCTGTTTTTTACCGTAAGCCCACTGGAGGTAAGTTCCCTGATGCAGGAGGCGGTCTATGATCCCTTTGACACTGTCATTATGACCTCTGCCACCCTTACCATACAGGAGAACTTCCGCTACTGGGAAGAGAGAATGGGGCTTACCGATTATCCCCACCAGAAGGAACGATTCCCGTCCCCCTTTCCCTATAAGTCGAACGTTCTGCTCTGTGCGCCCAGCGAAGCACCGGATCCCAAAGACCCCGGTTATACACGGTTTGCCGCCCTCTTTGCACGGGATCTTCTGCTTCTCAGCGAGGGCAGGGGCCTTTTGCTGTTTACCTCCTATGCCATGCTGACGGAGGCCTACGATTCCATCGCCCCTGCTTTACAGGAGGCAGGGATCAGTGTTCTCCGTCAGGGAGACGATGACCGGACCAGGCTGCTGGAGCGTTTTAACAGCGATATCGGCAGCGTTCTGCTGGCAACCGAATCATTCTGGGAAGGCGTAGACAGTCCCGGTGAAACCCTTACCCTGCTTATCCTGTTTCGGCTGCCTTTTATGGTCCCTTCGGATCCTGTTCTTCAGGCCCGCATGGAGGCGGTGGAGGCACGAGGGGGAAACTCCTTTTTTCAGTTGTCGCTTCCCCAGGCGGTTATGCGTTTTAAGCAGGGCTTTGGCCGTTTGATCCGCTCCTCCACCGACCGGGGGGCTGTGGTAATCTGCGATCCGAGAATCCTGAGGAAGAACTATGGCGGGGTCTTTCTCGAATCACTTCCTGCAACGATGCGTTGTTTCGGCACACAGGAAATGATAATGCGGGAACTCGAAACCTTTCTTTATCCATGA
- a CDS encoding SEC-C metal-binding domain-containing protein translates to MHSSTGSFEMGKWHLSHHRPRIALEYFRKALRSCPVDDRRELIKTLFYTGIVLKKVGLPSSALKTWLTARSLDKRSYAGKMVERYINDYGMLRQMTSELDDWNAFYSVQLKKYLESKRSRKIGSQGEKDMIWDLIFEYWQGIVRSDVLRGKSNSEKLALFTDVEIIFPYFSPPEEKHEIIHVDFFSRSRISADDPCPCRSGLTYRQCCGRIKCDEELLYGLF, encoded by the coding sequence ATGCATTCCAGCACCGGATCTTTCGAAATGGGTAAATGGCATTTGTCCCATCATCGTCCACGGATTGCCCTTGAATATTTTCGTAAAGCCCTGCGGAGCTGTCCTGTCGATGATCGGCGGGAGCTGATAAAGACGCTTTTCTACACGGGTATTGTACTCAAAAAGGTTGGGCTTCCATCATCTGCCCTGAAAACCTGGCTCACCGCCCGCAGTCTTGATAAGCGCAGCTATGCCGGAAAGATGGTAGAGCGATATATAAACGATTACGGCATGCTGCGGCAAATGACCAGTGAACTGGATGATTGGAACGCTTTCTACTCCGTACAGCTGAAGAAATATCTGGAATCAAAACGCAGCCGAAAAATCGGCAGTCAGGGCGAGAAAGACATGATCTGGGATCTTATTTTTGAATACTGGCAGGGTATTGTACGTTCGGATGTTTTACGGGGCAAGTCCAATAGTGAGAAACTGGCCCTTTTTACCGATGTGGAGATAATCTTTCCCTATTTTTCTCCTCCCGAAGAAAAACATGAAATAATTCACGTCGATTTTTTCTCACGGTCCCGCATTTCAGCCGACGATCCATGTCCGTGCCGCAGCGGTTTGACCTACAGGCAGTGCTGCGGACGCATTAAATGCGACGAAGAACTGTTGTATGGTCTTTTTTGA